A DNA window from Bos mutus isolate GX-2022 chromosome 11, NWIPB_WYAK_1.1, whole genome shotgun sequence contains the following coding sequences:
- the FABP1 gene encoding fatty acid-binding protein, liver: MNFSGKYQVQTQENYEAFMKAVGMPDDVIQKGKDIKGVSEIVQNGKHFKFIITAGSKVIQNEFTLGEECEMEFMTGEKIKAVVQQEGDNKLVTTFKGIKSVTEFNGDTVTSTMTKGDVVFKRVSKRI; this comes from the exons ATGAACTTCTCCGGCAAGTACCAAGTCCAGACCCAGGAGAACTATGAGGCCTTCATGAAGGCAGTCG GGATGCCCGATGACGTCATCCAGAAGGGGAAGGATATCAAGGGGGTGTCGGAAATCGTGCAGAATGGGAAGCACTTCAAGTTCATCATCACCGCTGGCTCCAAAGTGATCCAGAATGAGTTCACCTTGGGGGAGGAGTGTGAGATGGAGTTCATGACTGGGGAGAAGATCAAG GCAGTGGTTCAGCAGGAAGGTGATAATAAACTGGTGACAACTTTCAAGGGCATCAAGTCTGTGACTGAATTCAATGGTGACACTGTTACCAGT ACCATGACGAAGGGCGACGTTGTCTTCAAGAGAGTCAGCAAGAGAATTTAG